The following nucleotide sequence is from Pseudonocardia abyssalis.
AGGAGCACCGCTGGACGGCCGAGGTCACCCGCACCGACACCGACGAGCAGCTCACCGTCACCGCGTCGTTCCTGTGGATGTGTCAGGGCTACTACAACCACGACGAGCCCTACACCCCCGAGTGGCCCGGGACCGAGCGGTTCGGCGGCACGATCGTGCACCCGCAGGCCTGGCCGGCCGACCTCGACCACGCGGGCCGGCGGGTGCTCGTCATCGGGTCGGGGGCGACGGCGGCGACGCTCGTGCCGGCCCTGGCCAAGTCCGCCGACCACGTGACGATGCTGCAGCGCTCGCCGTCGTACTGGTTCCCCTCGCCCTCGGTGCACGAGCTCGCCACCACGCTCGCCCCGCTGGACCTGCCCGCGGACTGGACGCACGAGATCCTGCGCCGCCAGTACACCCAGCAGCTCGACTGGCTGGCCGCGGTCGGGCACGAGGACCCGGACCAGCTGCACACGTTCCTGATGGACACGATCACCCCGCTGCTGCCCGAGGGCACCGACATCGAGAAGCACTTCACCCCGCGGTACCGGCCGTGGCAGCAGCGCATCGCGATCGTCCCGGACGGCGACCTGTTCGAGGCCATGCGCGACGGCCGGGCCTCAATCGTCACCGACACGATCACCGGGTTCACCGAGACGGGCGTTCAGGTCTCCTCGGGCGAGGTGCTCGAGGCCGACATCGTCGTCACGGCGACGGGGTTCGACCTGGCGGTGTTCGGAGACATCCCGTTCGCGGTCGACGGCGAACCCGTCGACTTCTCCGAGCGGGTCACCTGGCACGGGATGATGATCAGCGGCGTCCCGAACATGGCGTACGCGTTCGGCTACTTCCGGCACAGCTGGACGCTGCGCGTCGACCTGGTCAACGACGTCGTCGCCCGGATCGTCGAGCGCATGGGGGAGCGGGGCGCGACGACGGTCGTGCCCGAGCTGCGGCCGCAGGACGCCGACATGCCGCTGCGGGAGTGGTCGGACCCGGAGAACTTCAACCCCAACTACGTGCTGCGCTCGCAGGAGCGGATGTTCAAGCAGGGCGACCGCGAGCCGTGGACCCACATGCAGGAGTACGCGCACGACCGCACCGCCCTGCCCGCCGCCGACGTCGGCGACGGCCTCCAGTACCGCTGACCGCCCACCCCGAAGGAGCAGATCCGTGCCCCAGATCCCCGTCCGCACCGGCGTCACCCTGAACTACGAGATCACCGGCAGCGGCGAACCGCTGCTGCTGGTGATGGGAACCTCCGGCGCCATCGCCCTGTGGGGCGAGATGATCGCGCGCCTGAGCGAGACGAACCAGGTCATCGCCTACGACAACCGCGGCCTCGGTGGGAGCGACCGCGGCAGCGGCCCGATCACCGTCGCCTCGCTCGCCGAGGACGCCTCCGCCCTGCTGGAGGCACTGGAGGTGCCCCGCGCACACGTGCTGGGCTGGTCGCTCGGCTCGGCGATCGCGCAGGAGCTGGCGCTGGCGCACCCCGACCAGGTCGCCTCCGCGCTGTTGTACGCCACGTGGGGCCGGGCCGACGGCTTCCAGCGCTCGGTGCTCACCGCCCTGCGCCTGCCCTACGTCCACCGCGACATGGAGTCGGCGCTCGCCACGGCGGGACTCGCGTTCTCCCCGCAGCTGCTCGACCACCCGGACTTCGCGCAGATGATCGAGCCGATGCTGCCGGCGTTCCCGCAGAACGAGGAGCAGATGCAGGTCACCGTCGAGCAGTGGGACGCCGACCTGGCCCACGACTCGCTCGACCGGCTCGGCGGGATCACCGCGCCGACGCTCGTCGTGGTGGGGGAGCAGGACCTGCTGACCCCGCCGTGGCAGGCGAAGAAGGTCGCCGACGCGATCGCGGGTGCGCAGTACGAGCTCGTCACGGGACCCGGGTCGAGCCACGGCCTGCACATCGAACGCCCCGCGGACCTGACGACGATCGTCACCGGGTTCCTCGGGAAGCTCGCGCTCACCCACTGACCCCACACCCCCGGCGAGTTTGCCGCAGGCGCTCGGTGTGTTGGCCGATCACGTACGCGCGGTGCGTACCGGATCGGCACACTCGCCGGGCGTGAGCGGCAAACTCGCCGGGCGTGAGCGGCAAACTCGCCGGGTGGGGGTGGAAAACTCGCCGGGTGGGGGTCAGGCGACCTCGTCGAGGTTCTCCGGGGCCACGGGCACTTCGGGCCAGCCGATGCTCGGGTCGTGGCCGCGGAAGTTCTGCAGCCACCAGCCCCAGTCCTCGGGGACGAGTTCGAAGGGGTCCTTGTGGCCGAGCTCGCGGGCGGCCCACACCGGCCAGTGCGGGTTGGCCAGCGCCGGGCGGCCGAGCAGGACGAGGTCGATCTTCTCGTCGCGGATCGCCCGGTCGGCGTTCTGCGGCACGCCGAGGTTCCAGCTCACGGTGACGGGGATGTCGATCTCGCGCTTGACCTGTGCGCCGCGCTCGACCCAGGCGCTGACGTCGCCGAAGAACGGGTCGACCATGTCGTCGGTGTTGCCGCCGAAGGACAGGTCGGCCATGTCGGCGCCGTGCTCCTTCAGCCAGCCGACGACCTCGATCGAGTCCTCCCACTGCACGCCGTCGGGGTGGTAGTCGTCGGCACCGAGGCGGAACGTCAGCGGCAGGTGCTCCGGCCAGACCTCGCGGACGGCGTCCATCGCCTCGATCAGGAACCGCGCGCGGTTCTCCTTGCTGCCGCCGTAGGAGTCGGTGCGCCGGTTGGCCAGCGGCGAGTAGAAGCTCGCGGCGAGGTAGCCGTGCGCGAAGTGCATCTCCAGCCACTCGTAGCCGGCCTCGAGCGCGCGGACGGCGGCCTCGGCGTACTTCCTGTGGATCGCCTCGATCTCCTCGACGGTCAGCGCATGCACCGGGTACGGACGCTTGCCGAAGCCGTAGGGGACGTCCGACGGGCCGACGACCTGCCATCCCTCGGGGTGGTCCGGGGACAGCTGCTGGCCGAGGTCCCCGCCGACCCACGGCTTGAGCTCGCTGCCGTTGCGACCGGTGTGCCCGAGCTGGATGCCGGCCACCCCGCCCATGTTCTTGATCATCGACGTGACGCGGGCGTGCCCCTCGATCTGCGCGTCCTCGTAGATCCCGGCGCAGTGCGGTGTGGTGTGCCCTTCCGGGGAGATCGCCACCTGCTCGGGGTAGATCAGGCCGAACCCGCCCGCGGCCCGGGCGCCCAGGTACATCAGGTGGAAGTCGTCCATCTTGCCGTCGGTCGAGCGGTACATCGTCATGGGGGACATGGCGATGCGGTTGCGCAGGGTCACGCCCTTGAGGGTGTACGGGCTGAAGAGGTCGGGCACGGGGGAGGCCTCCGGTCACGCGTCGGGTTCGGGGGTGAGTCAACTGAACCGTTGATGCCGGACGGTGACCGCGCTGTTGCGAGTGCGGGGCCGGCGTCTCACAGGTGACCCCGATCGTGTGTGAGCCGGTACCCGCGCGACACCGGGGGGCCACCGCCCGGTAACGTTCCGCTCCCGTCGGCTCTGATCAGCCGACTCGGCACATGATTCGGCGGCGGCGACACGGCGGGGCGCGTTGCCGCTCGTCACCGGCGCCTCCTAGTCTGCGCGGAACGGCCCCCACGGGCCGCCCCGTCACAGAGCGGAGCCCGCATGGACACGCCGCGGCCCTTCGTCCCCCGCCCGGAGCAGCACTACGAGGACGAGCCGGACACGGGGTCCGTGCCACCCGACCTCGGGGGGAGACATCGCTTGACCGCGCCCGAACCGGCACCGCTGACCCAGCACGGCCCGGCCCGCATCATCGCCGTGGCCAACCAGAAGGGCGGCGTCGGCAAGACGACGTCCACGATCAACCTGGGTGCCGCGCTCGCCGAGTACGGGCGCAAGGTGCTGCTCGTCGACTTCGACCCGCAGGGTGCGCTGTCGATCGGGCTCGGGGTGCAGGCCCACGAGCTCGACACCACGGTCTACAACCTGCTGATGGAGCGCGGCGTCGAGATCGACGACGTCATCAAGCAGACCGGCGTCGACGGCCTGGACCTGCTGCCCAGCAACATCGACCTGTCGGCGGCGGAGGTGCAGCTCGTCACCGAGGTCGGCCGCGAGCAGGCTCTCGGCCGCGCGATCAAGCCGGTGCTCGACCGTTACGACATCATCCTCATCGACTGCCAGCCCTCGCTCGGCCTGCTCACGATCAACGCGCTGGCCTGCGCCGACGAGATCCTCATCCCGCTCGCCTGCGAGTTCTTCTCGCTGCGGGGGGTGGCGCTGCTGATGGACACGATCGAGAAGGTCCAGGACCGGCTCAACCCCGACCTGAAGATCCTCGGGATCCTCGCCACCATGTTCGACCCCCGCACGCTGCACACCCGGGAGGTGCGCCAGCGCGTGATCGAGGCGTTCGGCGAGCTGGTGTTCGAGGCGACGATCAACCGGACGGTCCGCTTCCCGGAGACCACGGTCGCCGGCGAGCCGATCACGACCTGGGCGCCGGTCTCCAACGGCGCGATGGCCTACCGGATGCTGGCGCGCGAGGTCATCGCCCGGTGACCCTGGTCGACGACACGGCCGCGGCGGCGGACCCGGCGGGCCCGCAGCGCTTCACCGTGCGGCTGTACAACTTCGAGGGCCCGTTCGACCTGCTGCTGCAGCTCATCGGCAAGCACGAGCTCGACATCACCGAGATGGCGCTGCACCGCGTCACCGACGACTTCATCGCGCACCTCAAGCACCTCGGCGACGACGCCGACCTCGACGAGACCACCGAGTTCCTCGTCATCGCCGCCACCCTGCTCGACCTCAAGGCCGCCCGGCTGCTGCCCGACGCCGACGTCGAGGACGCCGAGGACCTGGCGCTGCTGGAGGCCCGCGACCTGCTGTTCGCGCGGTTGCTGCAGTACCGCGCGTACAAGCAGGTGGCGTCGCTGTTCGTCGAGCTGGAGGCGGGGGCGGCGCGCCGGTTCCCGCGGTCGGTGGCACTGGAGGAGCGCTTCGCGGTGCTGCTGCCCGAGGTCCTCCTCGGCGTCGACGCGGCGACGTTCGCCGACCTCGCCGCCAGTGTGTTCCGGCCCAAGCCGCCGCCGGAGGAGCCCGGTCTCGGGCACCTGCACCAGCACGAGGTGTCGGTGCCGGAGCACGTCGCGCTGCTGCGGGCGCGGCTCGCCGAGCTGGGCGTCGCCACGTTCGCGACGCTCACCGCCGACTGCGTCGCCCCGATCGAGGTCGTCGCGCGGTTCCTCGCGGTGCTCGACCTGTTCCGCAGTGCCGTCGTGGAGCTGGACCAGCCCGAGCCGTTCGGGGAGCTGACGGTGCGATGGACGCCCTGAACGGGGACGTGGCGGAGGAGTCCGAACAGCTCTCCCTGTTCGCCGACGCCGAGCTCGACGGTGCCCTGGAGGCGCTGCTGCTCGTCGTCGACGCCCCGACCGAGGCCGAGTCGCTGGCCCTCGCGCTCGACCAGCCCGTCGCG
It contains:
- a CDS encoding NADH:flavin oxidoreductase/NADH oxidase, which encodes MPDLFSPYTLKGVTLRNRIAMSPMTMYRSTDGKMDDFHLMYLGARAAGGFGLIYPEQVAISPEGHTTPHCAGIYEDAQIEGHARVTSMIKNMGGVAGIQLGHTGRNGSELKPWVGGDLGQQLSPDHPEGWQVVGPSDVPYGFGKRPYPVHALTVEEIEAIHRKYAEAAVRALEAGYEWLEMHFAHGYLAASFYSPLANRRTDSYGGSKENRARFLIEAMDAVREVWPEHLPLTFRLGADDYHPDGVQWEDSIEVVGWLKEHGADMADLSFGGNTDDMVDPFFGDVSAWVERGAQVKREIDIPVTVSWNLGVPQNADRAIRDEKIDLVLLGRPALANPHWPVWAARELGHKDPFELVPEDWGWWLQNFRGHDPSIGWPEVPVAPENLDEVA
- a CDS encoding flavin-containing monooxygenase; amino-acid sequence: MTRSENEHLDVLIIGAGVSGIGAAHHLRERFGDRSFAILEAQDARGGTWWTHQFPGARSDSDLFTYGYRHKPWVGPSIAAGGAILDYLDEVIEEDDLAGHIRYHHRVTSLSWSSQEHRWTAEVTRTDTDEQLTVTASFLWMCQGYYNHDEPYTPEWPGTERFGGTIVHPQAWPADLDHAGRRVLVIGSGATAATLVPALAKSADHVTMLQRSPSYWFPSPSVHELATTLAPLDLPADWTHEILRRQYTQQLDWLAAVGHEDPDQLHTFLMDTITPLLPEGTDIEKHFTPRYRPWQQRIAIVPDGDLFEAMRDGRASIVTDTITGFTETGVQVSSGEVLEADIVVTATGFDLAVFGDIPFAVDGEPVDFSERVTWHGMMISGVPNMAYAFGYFRHSWTLRVDLVNDVVARIVERMGERGATTVVPELRPQDADMPLREWSDPENFNPNYVLRSQERMFKQGDREPWTHMQEYAHDRTALPAADVGDGLQYR
- a CDS encoding alpha/beta fold hydrolase; protein product: MPQIPVRTGVTLNYEITGSGEPLLLVMGTSGAIALWGEMIARLSETNQVIAYDNRGLGGSDRGSGPITVASLAEDASALLEALEVPRAHVLGWSLGSAIAQELALAHPDQVASALLYATWGRADGFQRSVLTALRLPYVHRDMESALATAGLAFSPQLLDHPDFAQMIEPMLPAFPQNEEQMQVTVEQWDADLAHDSLDRLGGITAPTLVVVGEQDLLTPPWQAKKVADAIAGAQYELVTGPGSSHGLHIERPADLTTIVTGFLGKLALTH
- a CDS encoding segregation and condensation protein A is translated as MTLVDDTAAAADPAGPQRFTVRLYNFEGPFDLLLQLIGKHELDITEMALHRVTDDFIAHLKHLGDDADLDETTEFLVIAATLLDLKAARLLPDADVEDAEDLALLEARDLLFARLLQYRAYKQVASLFVELEAGAARRFPRSVALEERFAVLLPEVLLGVDAATFADLAASVFRPKPPPEEPGLGHLHQHEVSVPEHVALLRARLAELGVATFATLTADCVAPIEVVARFLAVLDLFRSAVVELDQPEPFGELTVRWTP
- a CDS encoding ParA family protein codes for the protein MDTPRPFVPRPEQHYEDEPDTGSVPPDLGGRHRLTAPEPAPLTQHGPARIIAVANQKGGVGKTTSTINLGAALAEYGRKVLLVDFDPQGALSIGLGVQAHELDTTVYNLLMERGVEIDDVIKQTGVDGLDLLPSNIDLSAAEVQLVTEVGREQALGRAIKPVLDRYDIILIDCQPSLGLLTINALACADEILIPLACEFFSLRGVALLMDTIEKVQDRLNPDLKILGILATMFDPRTLHTREVRQRVIEAFGELVFEATINRTVRFPETTVAGEPITTWAPVSNGAMAYRMLAREVIAR